The following coding sequences are from one Wenzhouxiangella sp. AB-CW3 window:
- a CDS encoding transposase — translation MSDSNEVVTDPRLEKRTRRRFSVAEKKRLLAEADALPHGEKGAWLRRQGLYAGQLSTWRKDLAEHGEAGVAARQPGRKPADPRDKELERLKKANAKLEKRAYVAEQLVDLQKKVLHLFDSDKDGNKS, via the coding sequence ATGTCTGATTCCAATGAAGTGGTCACCGATCCGCGCCTGGAAAAGCGCACCCGTCGCCGGTTCAGTGTAGCCGAGAAGAAGCGTCTGTTGGCTGAGGCCGATGCCTTACCGCACGGAGAGAAAGGCGCCTGGCTGCGACGGCAGGGCCTTTATGCAGGTCAGCTGTCTACTTGGCGCAAGGATCTGGCCGAGCATGGCGAAGCCGGCGTGGCCGCCCGCCAGCCGGGCCGTAAGCCCGCCGACCCCCGCGACAAGGAGCTCGAGCGCCTGAAAAAGGCTAACGCCAAGCTGGAGAAGCGCGCCTACGTGGCCGAGCAACTGGTCGATCTCCAAAAAAAAGTATTGCACCTGTTCGACAGCGACAAAGACGGCAACAAATCGTGA
- a CDS encoding DDE-type integrase/transposase/recombinase: MSCLTTLPPDVPKAQACRALNVPRHWCYPDRRQRKRAAAPTGRDRGLSEIEEQRILDELHSERFLDTAPRQVYATLLSEGTVLGSISTMYRLLGRRKETRERRNQRPAQHHVKPQLEATGPDQVYTWDITKLATITRGFYLSLYVILDLFSRYPVGWMVSRKENAGLACHLFREVLSRRDIEPNQLIVHQDRGSPMIAHSFGDLLSDLGVTRSFSRPRVSNDNAFSESQFKTLKYWPSYPGRFRDEGHARQWGSEFFPAYSRRPHEGLALFTPEDLYTGRFESIWQVRQAAMDRHYAAHPERYVKGPPRVARPPTVVSINPDDGQTAAELLDKPDAFQISPTPVNSELPEVVT; encoded by the coding sequence GTGAGCTGCCTGACTACCTTGCCGCCGGATGTGCCCAAGGCGCAGGCCTGCCGGGCTCTGAATGTACCGCGCCACTGGTGCTATCCGGATCGCCGGCAACGCAAGCGGGCTGCAGCGCCAACTGGCCGGGACCGCGGACTGTCGGAGATCGAAGAGCAGCGCATTCTTGACGAGTTACACTCCGAGCGCTTCCTGGACACCGCCCCGCGCCAAGTCTACGCAACGCTGCTCAGCGAAGGCACCGTGCTGGGTTCAATCTCGACCATGTATCGCTTGCTCGGCCGGCGAAAGGAAACGCGCGAACGTCGCAACCAGCGGCCGGCACAGCACCACGTCAAGCCGCAACTGGAGGCGACGGGTCCAGACCAGGTCTACACCTGGGACATCACGAAGCTGGCGACGATCACACGCGGCTTTTACCTGAGCCTGTACGTCATCCTGGACCTGTTCAGCCGATATCCGGTCGGCTGGATGGTCTCGCGCAAGGAGAACGCCGGTCTGGCTTGTCACCTGTTCCGCGAAGTCCTGTCGCGTCGGGATATCGAGCCCAATCAACTCATCGTCCATCAGGACCGTGGCTCGCCGATGATCGCACACAGCTTCGGTGATCTGTTGTCCGATCTTGGCGTTACCCGCAGCTTCTCGAGGCCGAGAGTCAGCAACGACAATGCATTCAGCGAAAGTCAGTTCAAAACGCTCAAGTACTGGCCAAGCTACCCAGGTCGTTTCCGGGACGAGGGCCACGCCCGGCAGTGGGGCAGCGAGTTCTTCCCAGCCTACAGCCGCCGACCGCACGAGGGTCTGGCGCTGTTTACACCTGAAGACCTCTACACCGGACGGTTCGAATCAATCTGGCAGGTTCGACAAGCGGCGATGGACCGGCACTATGCGGCGCATCCCGAGCGTTACGTCAAAGGGCCGCCCCGAGTCGCCCGGCCACCAACAGTGGTCTCGATCAATCCGGACGATGGTCAGACCGCAGCGGAGTTACTCGACAAGCCCGATGCGTTCCAGATCTCACCAACCCCGGTCAACAGCGAGCTACCCGAGGTTGTTACATAG
- a CDS encoding NUDIX hydrolase — translation MSFSPTKVLLTTDIVLFTIQQERLKVLLVRRASEPYKGSWALPGGFVQEGESLAECARRELLEETGVDEAYLEQLYTFGDPDRDPRGRVVTVAYFALVRSDELILEAATDADAAAWFPVDELPDLAFDHAEILQVARERLSAKVEYSTIAFQLLPEEFTLRQAQGVHEAVLGHSLDKRNFRAALKARGLVKGTGRKFQDGPHRPAELFRLVSDEPVQIIK, via the coding sequence ATGAGCTTCTCACCCACCAAGGTCCTGCTGACTACCGACATCGTCCTGTTCACGATCCAGCAGGAGCGACTGAAGGTTCTGCTGGTCCGCCGCGCCAGCGAGCCGTACAAGGGCTCCTGGGCCCTCCCGGGCGGCTTTGTGCAGGAAGGGGAGTCGTTGGCCGAGTGCGCCCGGCGCGAGTTGCTGGAAGAGACCGGCGTCGACGAGGCCTATTTGGAGCAACTCTACACCTTCGGCGACCCGGACCGGGATCCACGGGGCAGGGTCGTGACCGTGGCCTATTTCGCCCTGGTCCGCTCCGACGAGCTGATTCTCGAGGCCGCGACCGACGCCGACGCGGCCGCCTGGTTTCCGGTCGACGAACTGCCGGACTTGGCATTCGATCACGCCGAGATCCTTCAGGTGGCCCGAGAGCGTCTATCGGCCAAGGTCGAGTACTCGACCATCGCTTTCCAGTTGCTACCCGAGGAATTCACGCTCAGACAGGCTCAGGGCGTCCATGAGGCCGTTCTCGGCCATTCCCTGGACAAGCGTAATTTCCGAGCTGCCCTCAAGGCCAGAGGCCTTGTGAAGGGCACAGGGCGAAAATTTCAGGACGGCCCACACCGGCCGGCCGAACTGTTCCGGCTCGTGTCCGACGAGCCGGTGCAGATCATCAAGTGA
- a CDS encoding YifB family Mg chelatase-like AAA ATPase — MGLATIHSRAAVGIEAPEVSVEVNLSPGLPLFGIVGLPETAVRESKDRVRAAIRNCEFKLPSWRTTVSLAPADLPKEGARFDLPIAVGVLAASGQVEVEDLDDWEFLGELSLTGRLRSVKGALPAIIRARDAGRKLILPRANAEEAGLVGDAEVYLAESLAEVAAALNNHQTLVRAEPTEDTIEFTGPDLSDVLGQQRARRALEICAAGGHNLLLLGPPGTGKTLLASRLPGILPPMAEEEALEAAAVASVAGLGLDPATWKQRRFRTPHHTASGVALVGGGSKPRPGEISLAHAGVLFLDELVLRLQENPVQLEGPVPC; from the coding sequence ATGGGACTGGCCACCATTCATTCACGCGCCGCGGTAGGCATCGAGGCGCCCGAGGTATCGGTCGAGGTCAACCTGTCGCCCGGCCTGCCGCTGTTCGGCATCGTCGGCCTGCCGGAAACCGCCGTCAGAGAGAGCAAGGACCGGGTGCGTGCGGCCATTCGCAATTGCGAGTTCAAACTGCCGAGCTGGCGCACCACGGTATCGCTGGCGCCGGCCGATCTGCCCAAGGAAGGGGCGCGGTTTGATCTGCCGATTGCCGTGGGTGTGCTGGCTGCCTCGGGGCAGGTCGAGGTGGAGGATCTCGATGACTGGGAGTTTCTCGGTGAGCTGTCGCTGACCGGGCGGCTGCGCTCGGTGAAAGGCGCATTGCCGGCCATCATTCGCGCCCGTGATGCCGGCAGGAAGCTGATCCTGCCGCGCGCCAATGCCGAGGAAGCCGGGCTGGTAGGCGATGCCGAGGTCTATCTGGCCGAGTCGCTGGCCGAAGTTGCCGCCGCCCTCAATAATCACCAGACACTGGTGCGAGCCGAACCGACCGAGGACACGATCGAGTTCACCGGGCCGGACCTGAGCGATGTACTCGGGCAACAACGCGCGCGCCGCGCGCTGGAGATCTGCGCCGCTGGCGGCCATAATCTTCTGCTCCTCGGCCCACCCGGCACCGGCAAGACGCTCCTGGCCTCACGCCTGCCCGGCATCCTTCCACCCATGGCCGAAGAGGAGGCGCTGGAGGCGGCGGCGGTGGCCTCGGTGGCCGGCCTGGGACTGGATCCGGCGACCTGGAAACAGCGCCGATTCCGCACCCCTCACCACACCGCTTCCGGGGTGGCACTGGTGGGTGGGGGCTCGAAACCCAGGCCAGGGGAGATCTCGCTGGCGCATGCCGGTGTGCTTTTTCTAGACGAATTAGTGCTTAGGCTGCAAGAGAATCCAGTCCAGCTTGAGGGGCCAGTGCCCTGTTGA
- the tnpA gene encoding IS200/IS605 family transposase: MRSRSHQPRSTASYPRLLHRKTRRCVGKVLTRSVRSLARQKESDIEEGHLMPDHVHMMISIPPKYAVSQVVGFIKGKSAIHIARVHAGRRRNYVGQHFWARGYFASTVGRDEQVIRDYIRNQEAEDRRLDQLNLM, encoded by the coding sequence ATGCGTTCCAGATCTCACCAACCCCGGTCAACAGCGAGCTACCCGAGGTTGTTACATAGAAAAACGCGCCGATGTGTTGGGAAAGTGTTGACACGTTCCGTTCGGTCTCTGGCGAGGCAGAAGGAGAGCGATATCGAAGAGGGTCATCTGATGCCTGATCACGTTCACATGATGATATCGATCCCGCCGAAGTACGCTGTTTCTCAGGTGGTCGGATTCATCAAAGGGAAGAGCGCGATCCATATCGCCCGGGTTCACGCGGGTCGCCGGAGGAACTACGTGGGCCAGCATTTCTGGGCCCGGGGCTACTTCGCTTCGACGGTGGGGCGAGACGAGCAGGTGATCCGGGACTATATCCGCAATCAGGAGGCCGAGGACCGTCGACTGGACCAGCTAAACTTGATGTAA
- a CDS encoding DUF262 domain-containing protein has translation MKIELQEIPVRDLVSDYEDHEEAGVRGYGGKLDIRPPYQREFIYGEKERQAVIKTVTQDFPLNVMYWSVRDDGHFEVIDGQQRTISICQYVEGDFSWNGLYFHNLTDDQQEQILNYKLMVYFCEGTDSERLSWFETINIAGKELTKQELRNAVFAGPWLSDAKKYFSKTDCVAYKVGGDLMKGTPIRQEYLETVIAWKCGDKSDASIRDFMGKNQKKSKANDLWVYFQNVVAWVRATFPVERKKEMKGQPWGILYNQHKDADLDPDALEEQVAKLMADPDVTNKKGIYLFVLNGKEKHLSIRQFDERMRREAFERQKGVCPACNETFTIEEMQADHIKPWHEGGKTEAANCQMLCIDDNRKKGGK, from the coding sequence GTGAAGATCGAACTTCAGGAAATTCCAGTGCGAGATTTAGTTTCCGACTACGAAGACCACGAAGAAGCAGGAGTCCGAGGGTACGGGGGCAAACTCGATATTCGCCCTCCTTACCAGCGCGAGTTTATCTACGGGGAGAAGGAGCGGCAAGCAGTCATCAAAACCGTGACGCAAGACTTTCCTCTCAACGTCATGTACTGGTCAGTACGCGACGACGGCCATTTCGAGGTGATTGATGGACAGCAGCGCACAATCTCCATCTGCCAGTACGTCGAAGGCGATTTCTCATGGAACGGCCTTTACTTCCATAACCTCACAGACGATCAGCAAGAACAGATACTCAACTACAAGCTGATGGTCTATTTTTGTGAAGGGACCGATAGCGAACGACTCAGTTGGTTCGAAACCATCAATATCGCCGGAAAGGAGTTGACCAAGCAGGAACTTCGAAACGCCGTCTTCGCCGGTCCGTGGTTGTCTGACGCAAAGAAATACTTCAGCAAAACCGACTGTGTAGCCTACAAGGTCGGTGGTGACCTCATGAAAGGCACGCCGATTCGACAGGAATATCTCGAAACGGTCATTGCGTGGAAATGTGGCGATAAGAGCGATGCCTCAATCAGAGACTTCATGGGAAAAAACCAGAAAAAATCTAAGGCAAATGATCTGTGGGTCTACTTCCAAAACGTCGTTGCGTGGGTGAGAGCGACCTTTCCCGTGGAGCGCAAGAAAGAAATGAAAGGGCAACCCTGGGGAATACTGTACAACCAGCACAAGGATGCGGACCTTGACCCTGACGCGCTCGAAGAACAAGTCGCGAAGTTGATGGCCGACCCGGACGTAACGAACAAGAAGGGTATCTACTTGTTTGTTCTAAACGGCAAAGAGAAGCATCTGAGCATTCGTCAATTTGATGAAAGGATGAGGCGTGAGGCTTTTGAGCGCCAAAAAGGGGTCTGTCCTGCTTGCAACGAGACCTTTACTATCGAAGAGATGCAAGCAGACCATATCAAACCGTGGCACGAAGGCGGAAAAACGGAGGCAGCAAACTGCCAGATGCTTTGTATCGACGACAACCGAAAAAAGGGTGGTAAATAG
- a CDS encoding UPF0175 family protein, translated as MKTVNVSGLKNNPSEALRQAREDLVLVMNRNRPDALMVNLERTGVLDMAGVRAALATALFRDGELSLNRAATLAEMTMSDFISHLSRLGIPVIRQSATEVNEDMESLDQWLASS; from the coding sequence ATGAAAACCGTCAACGTCAGCGGACTGAAGAACAACCCCAGTGAGGCCTTGCGTCAGGCGCGCGAGGACCTGGTGTTGGTGATGAACCGAAATCGCCCGGATGCCTTGATGGTCAACCTGGAACGCACCGGTGTGCTGGACATGGCCGGGGTCCGGGCAGCGTTGGCCACCGCGCTGTTCCGAGATGGCGAGTTATCGCTCAACCGGGCGGCAACGTTGGCCGAAATGACGATGTCGGACTTCATCAGCCACCTGTCGCGCCTTGGCATACCGGTGATTCGTCAGAGTGCAACGGAAGTGAACGAGGACATGGAGTCGCTCGACCAGTGGCTCGCTTCGTCGTAA
- a CDS encoding PIN domain-containing protein: MRHIPTSLYIDTEFFKRQGLRFDTKAFTALIDTFAKGGLRLLVPVIMERELLRHFVREAEKVANAVTNAHKAYPVNELALAELPSQDEMKTKCIEEMNRKWSSFKEHFVVENLPIAGNLEDVVDWYFEIRPPFSEKKSKEFPDAFIISTLDQYHKQHHANIAVVGLDGDVSQACASRRYIVYFPNLEKYIEAFQPELLGKERLPGDVDLTKPITTEDLTELKAILARGNQVTPIEVERVMQLLESRGSNYDYFFQNADDAVWLTPLSERGYFTNPPGTEQTTEGHYIAPWWPPLEYLIRIFDAAPAEVLGVISSLPNTVNFRVLEGVLKIVLKADSADAILSFSRFITSFVKNCRWGHELIISLLKKPFIFDAHLSEVTPSLLLNIVEFRRDPREQERQSRRKDNPEAWNTSLEPKPRFDQWEYQQILEKGVRPLAEHEPYQVSRILIDAVASMIRLGKHPQDFEEGSDQDYSEIWCKRLDMPDRDYQDSKEALVQTLTYACEQVYDKTPESINALDQALRNHRWNVFKRLRQHLYASHPNDQTLPWIREEILGHDGYSKWEHHYEFQLMIRKASEHFGLRLLSEDERKGIFDAIFSGPSKVDFREWMGERYSEEAFQQHQRYFHRMQLRPFAALLGGGDVRRYFDELESESSADGVTDDSYSPYGGVTGGTVSYRSPKSTEDLESFTDDELLTYLNDWNEEHRDKDNWLVEINISALAGVFQSLFKEKIVPDDERLAFWLANRDRIARPVYVAAMLKAMLELVKEKNFDKLDQWLEFCAWVLSHPDTSRVEGQPEPRDESRDHPDWGSSRRAVVNFIDACVNKDTEAPITARDGLAALLRQACGQSDWRLDHDRPVLLNRDDPITEAINNTRSRALESLVNFGFWIRRQLPEDQLPEVTDILAERLAENAEIPLTRPEQALLGMHFGNICTLNRDWAVQQREIFFPQANEAVWRDAFGSYIRFNRPVKLTFEILRGEFEYAIENLNILAIEKGDGKGLIDRLGQHLFTYYLWEVYPLTGNESLLERFYEKTKDDRKRWGQLFDHVGRSLRNSGRQLEKTLTDRIIAFFDWRFEAAEPLELQEFTFWLEAECLGSDWRLQSYSKILDLGRGKDVGLLLEVRALNKLLPNHQALVVECFAKITAAMDQGTEMYISADEAKPILKAGLTAEDPQVRENAERARENLLRLGRFDYLDIE, encoded by the coding sequence ATGCGACATATTCCGACCTCTCTCTATATCGATACCGAGTTCTTCAAAAGGCAAGGGCTGCGTTTTGACACAAAGGCATTCACCGCATTAATTGACACATTTGCCAAAGGTGGCCTTCGCCTGCTCGTCCCGGTAATTATGGAGCGTGAGTTACTTCGCCATTTTGTCAGGGAGGCTGAAAAAGTCGCCAATGCAGTCACAAACGCACATAAGGCATATCCTGTCAACGAATTAGCTCTTGCTGAACTCCCTTCTCAAGACGAAATGAAAACGAAATGTATTGAAGAGATGAACCGAAAATGGTCTTCCTTCAAAGAGCATTTTGTCGTTGAAAACCTGCCGATCGCTGGCAATCTCGAGGATGTCGTTGACTGGTATTTTGAAATCCGTCCTCCTTTCTCCGAGAAGAAATCCAAGGAATTTCCCGACGCGTTCATTATCAGCACTCTAGATCAGTATCATAAGCAACACCACGCAAACATTGCTGTCGTTGGTTTGGATGGTGATGTTAGTCAAGCTTGCGCGAGTAGGCGCTACATTGTGTATTTCCCTAATCTGGAAAAGTACATAGAGGCATTCCAGCCAGAACTGTTAGGCAAAGAAAGGCTGCCCGGTGACGTCGATCTTACGAAACCCATCACCACCGAGGATCTGACAGAACTGAAGGCCATACTTGCTCGTGGGAACCAGGTGACTCCAATTGAAGTTGAACGGGTCATGCAGTTATTGGAGAGCAGAGGGTCTAATTACGATTACTTTTTCCAAAACGCTGACGACGCTGTTTGGTTAACGCCACTTTCGGAAAGAGGATATTTTACCAATCCTCCCGGCACAGAACAGACTACCGAAGGGCACTATATTGCCCCATGGTGGCCCCCCCTCGAATATCTGATACGCATTTTTGATGCAGCCCCTGCTGAGGTGTTGGGAGTAATTTCATCACTTCCGAATACGGTGAATTTTCGGGTTCTGGAAGGTGTCTTGAAAATTGTATTAAAAGCCGATTCGGCTGACGCGATTTTGAGTTTTTCGCGATTCATTACATCCTTTGTTAAAAACTGCCGATGGGGTCACGAGCTCATCATCAGTTTGCTGAAAAAGCCATTCATTTTTGATGCACACCTTTCGGAAGTTACACCTTCTTTACTACTCAATATTGTTGAGTTCCGCAGAGATCCCCGTGAACAGGAGAGGCAGTCCCGGCGCAAAGATAACCCGGAAGCCTGGAACACTTCGCTAGAGCCGAAGCCGCGTTTCGATCAATGGGAGTACCAGCAAATCCTGGAAAAAGGCGTTCGCCCCTTGGCTGAGCATGAACCTTATCAGGTTTCCCGCATCCTGATTGATGCGGTGGCAAGCATGATCAGACTGGGAAAGCACCCGCAAGATTTCGAAGAAGGCAGCGATCAGGACTATTCGGAGATCTGGTGCAAAAGGCTGGATATGCCGGATCGCGACTATCAGGATTCGAAGGAAGCTCTGGTGCAGACGCTGACCTATGCCTGTGAGCAAGTCTATGACAAAACCCCGGAATCCATTAACGCCCTGGATCAGGCGTTGCGAAATCATCGCTGGAACGTGTTCAAGCGTCTGCGGCAGCACCTTTACGCATCACATCCCAATGACCAGACCCTCCCATGGATACGCGAGGAGATCCTTGGTCACGATGGCTATTCCAAGTGGGAACATCACTACGAATTCCAATTGATGATCCGCAAGGCAAGTGAACACTTTGGCCTCCGTTTACTCAGTGAGGACGAACGAAAAGGGATTTTCGACGCCATTTTCAGCGGGCCTTCCAAAGTGGATTTTCGCGAATGGATGGGGGAACGATACAGTGAGGAGGCTTTTCAGCAGCATCAGCGCTACTTTCATCGTATGCAGCTACGCCCATTCGCCGCACTGCTAGGAGGCGGGGATGTTCGACGGTATTTCGATGAGCTCGAAAGTGAATCCTCGGCTGACGGTGTTACCGATGATAGCTATTCTCCCTACGGCGGAGTAACCGGCGGCACGGTCAGCTACCGGAGCCCGAAGTCCACCGAGGATCTTGAGAGCTTCACCGATGATGAGCTTCTGACCTATCTGAACGATTGGAACGAGGAGCATCGGGACAAGGACAACTGGCTGGTTGAGATCAATATCTCCGCGCTGGCTGGCGTCTTTCAGTCCCTGTTCAAAGAAAAGATTGTACCAGATGACGAACGCCTGGCTTTCTGGCTGGCGAACCGTGACAGGATTGCTCGGCCGGTCTACGTCGCCGCGATGCTCAAGGCCATGCTCGAACTCGTCAAGGAAAAGAATTTCGACAAACTGGACCAGTGGCTTGAGTTCTGTGCATGGGTCCTGTCACATCCGGACACGTCGCGAGTGGAAGGACAACCCGAGCCGCGAGACGAATCACGCGACCATCCCGACTGGGGCAGCTCGCGCCGGGCCGTGGTTAATTTTATTGACGCCTGTGTGAACAAGGATACGGAAGCGCCAATTACCGCAAGGGACGGCCTTGCCGCTCTCCTTCGACAGGCGTGCGGTCAGTCCGACTGGCGGCTCGACCACGACCGCCCGGTGCTGCTTAACCGCGACGATCCTATCACCGAGGCCATCAACAATACCCGCAGCCGGGCACTTGAATCCCTCGTCAATTTCGGCTTCTGGATTCGCCGCCAGTTGCCGGAAGACCAGCTGCCGGAAGTGACCGACATCCTCGCGGAACGTCTAGCCGAGAATGCTGAAATTCCGCTAACCCGGCCTGAGCAGGCGCTGCTGGGGATGCACTTCGGAAACATCTGCACCCTCAATCGGGATTGGGCCGTCCAGCAACGCGAGATCTTTTTCCCGCAGGCAAATGAAGCTGTTTGGCGGGATGCTTTTGGCAGCTATATCCGCTTTAACCGTCCGGTCAAGCTAACGTTTGAAATTCTGCGGGGTGAGTTTGAATACGCAATAGAGAACCTGAATATCCTGGCGATCGAAAAAGGCGACGGTAAGGGGCTTATCGACAGACTGGGCCAGCACCTTTTCACCTACTACCTTTGGGAAGTCTACCCTCTGACGGGTAATGAAAGCCTGCTTGAGCGCTTTTATGAAAAGACCAAAGATGACCGGAAACGTTGGGGGCAACTCTTCGACCATGTTGGTCGATCACTGAGAAATAGCGGCAGGCAACTAGAAAAAACTCTGACCGACCGCATTATCGCTTTTTTCGATTGGCGCTTTGAAGCCGCTGAGCCGCTGGAGCTTCAGGAATTTACCTTTTGGCTGGAAGCCGAATGTCTCGGCTCTGACTGGCGTTTGCAATCGTACTCGAAGATTCTCGATCTTGGCCGGGGAAAAGATGTAGGGCTTTTGCTTGAGGTGAGAGCTCTGAATAAACTGCTCCCGAATCACCAGGCATTGGTAGTTGAATGCTTTGCGAAAATTACGGCTGCCATGGACCAAGGCACGGAGATGTATATTTCAGCTGATGAGGCCAAGCCAATTCTAAAGGCTGGCCTGACTGCTGAAGACCCTCAGGTCCGCGAAAATGCTGAACGTGCCCGGGAAAATCTGTTGCGGCTCGGTCGCTTTGATTACCTGGATATTGAATGA
- a CDS encoding adenine-specific methyltransferase EcoRI family protein, whose product MADTQNSSLSRAKTNKEDEFYTQLEDVERELKHYRKHFKGKVVYLNCDDPRVSAFFHFFSYNFEKLGLKKLIATCYKNNKRDLFSENSSERAIYLEYEGDKDGDRIPGDDEIEVNFLEGDGDFRSAEAIKLLKQADIVVTNPPFSLFREYIAQLFEYDKKFIILANQNALKYKGIFPLIQRGELWVGANSGDMSFRVPDYYTPRATRFWIDDNGQKWRSFGNMCWFTNLDFTKRHEDLILYKTYNPDEYPRYDNFDAIEVSKVADIPKDYPGVMGVTIGFLTKHNPDQFEIVGISQSWYGAASKQYPTQIQVSSNGKRSNVGKLNDAPAIKVDSPPKDKTYYIVGEEYFTSLYARVFIRNKKVEK is encoded by the coding sequence ATGGCAGATACGCAGAATTCAAGTCTGAGCAGGGCGAAAACGAACAAAGAAGACGAGTTCTACACGCAGCTGGAAGACGTCGAGCGAGAACTCAAACACTATCGGAAGCACTTCAAGGGCAAGGTAGTTTACCTTAATTGCGACGACCCTAGGGTCAGTGCGTTCTTCCACTTCTTTTCGTATAACTTCGAGAAGCTCGGTCTCAAGAAGTTAATCGCGACCTGCTACAAGAACAACAAACGCGACCTTTTCAGCGAAAATAGCAGCGAGCGTGCGATCTATCTTGAGTACGAGGGTGACAAGGATGGTGACCGCATCCCTGGGGATGATGAAATCGAGGTCAATTTCTTGGAGGGCGACGGAGACTTCCGTAGCGCTGAGGCTATCAAGCTCTTAAAGCAGGCGGACATCGTGGTCACGAACCCGCCCTTCTCGCTGTTCCGGGAGTACATCGCTCAGCTCTTCGAGTACGACAAGAAGTTCATTATCCTTGCGAACCAAAATGCCCTTAAGTACAAAGGGATCTTCCCTCTGATACAGCGCGGCGAGCTGTGGGTCGGTGCCAATAGTGGGGATATGAGTTTCAGGGTCCCGGACTACTACACGCCTCGCGCCACCCGCTTCTGGATAGACGACAATGGTCAGAAGTGGCGGAGTTTCGGAAATATGTGCTGGTTTACGAACCTAGACTTTACAAAGCGTCACGAGGATCTGATTCTGTACAAGACCTATAACCCAGATGAGTACCCGAGGTACGATAACTTTGACGCGATTGAAGTGAGCAAGGTCGCGGATATTCCAAAGGACTATCCGGGCGTTATGGGTGTAACGATTGGTTTCCTTACTAAGCACAATCCCGACCAGTTCGAGATAGTCGGCATCTCTCAGTCTTGGTACGGCGCAGCCTCCAAGCAGTACCCGACACAAATTCAGGTGAGCTCAAACGGCAAAAGGAGCAACGTCGGAAAACTCAACGACGCGCCGGCAATCAAGGTGGACTCACCGCCCAAGGATAAGACATATTACATAGTGGGCGAGGAATACTTCACATCGCTTTATGCACGCGTTTTCATCAGAAACAAGAAGGTGGAGAAGTGA
- a CDS encoding SPFH domain-containing protein: MLRYYKGDPNHQILVQRQGQIRRSGLGLSFWYLPHNTNILAVPATSLDAGFSLSEYTQDHQELHIHGSVSFRITDPLAAAGSLPFEVDPETGRPTVQGRQLLESRVIAAVQSHCRPIVQEMAFEHALRAGAELVGSLEERLTEDSELRALGLTVEGIHLLELSPAPELRKALEAEYRESLNKRADDAIYGRRFSAQQQESKLAKDKLDAQISREEERKELVERQTANQLRQAEAEAKAERMKLEPYAELSGQSLVGLALRQFAEHPQTIGQLSITPDLLSQLSGWMTRQDGAKSDAA, encoded by the coding sequence ATGCTCCGCTACTACAAAGGTGACCCCAACCACCAGATCCTCGTCCAACGGCAGGGGCAGATCCGCCGCTCCGGGCTCGGGTTGTCGTTCTGGTACTTACCCCACAACACCAACATCCTGGCCGTTCCGGCGACTTCGCTCGATGCGGGGTTCTCCCTGAGCGAGTACACCCAGGATCACCAGGAGCTCCACATCCACGGCAGCGTCAGCTTCCGCATCACCGATCCGCTCGCGGCCGCTGGCAGCTTGCCATTCGAGGTGGACCCCGAGACCGGCCGGCCGACCGTTCAGGGCCGCCAACTGCTGGAATCGCGTGTCATCGCGGCCGTCCAGAGCCACTGCCGGCCAATCGTGCAGGAAATGGCCTTCGAGCATGCCCTGCGCGCCGGCGCCGAGCTGGTTGGTTCGCTTGAAGAGCGGCTGACCGAGGATTCGGAACTGAGAGCGCTGGGGCTGACGGTCGAGGGAATCCACCTGCTCGAACTCAGCCCGGCGCCCGAGCTTCGGAAGGCCCTCGAGGCCGAATACCGCGAGAGCCTGAACAAACGGGCCGACGATGCCATTTACGGCCGGCGCTTTTCCGCCCAGCAGCAGGAATCGAAGCTGGCCAAGGACAAGCTCGACGCCCAGATTAGCCGGGAAGAGGAGCGCAAGGAGCTGGTCGAGCGCCAGACGGCCAATCAGCTCCGGCAAGCGGAGGCTGAGGCCAAGGCGGAGCGGATGAAGCTCGAGCCCTACGCCGAGCTCTCCGGTCAGTCCCTGGTCGGGCTGGCGCTTCGGCAATTTGCCGAGCATCCGCAGACCATCGGCCAGCTCAGCATCACGCCTGACCTGCTCTCGCAGCTCAGCGGCTGGATGACCCGCCAGGACGGGGCGAAAAGTGATGCGGCCTGA